ACGTTATCCATGGACCATGGTCTGGGCTCATGCCTCGGGTAGGCCCATTAAGTGCATCATTTTATAGTAAACctagatgtaatttttttaacgaAGGAACGGTCTCGTTCTTAGTACATACGGCCCACATTTAGCTACGCGGCTATTTTCAGCCAGGAAGAGGTAATGTATATAAATTTTCTCAATTTCCAATTCCCAATTCATTATATTCCACTAAACAATCACTACCTTTAGATTTAAAACCATGTATATCTTCATTGAATTCTATATAATAAGAAATGATGAAGTCTCTTATGAATAGTGGctttttttttcctatttttgGCTGTTGATTTATAGTGGTTATTttctctttcattcttttatcaTGTCGTGAGTTTGTCTGTGTTTATGCAGGTTTGCGGTATAAGTTTGCATTTGTTTTTATATATGCTTTATAGATCACGTTACGGTATAGATTCACGTTTTTGTTTTACGATTTATCCTGTTTTTGGTCGTCATTTGCTTACTCCTTTGCACGGTTTTACAACCCCAGCGTCCGCATTGCCGGGGTCAACATCGGTACATGTACCGAATTCGTTTTTATGATTTTTCTCAATGTGTCAGTATAAAATTGTTGAACACAAGTTATATTCACAATAATATTTTTTTGTATTGTAAGCTATATCGAATGCAGGTGCTATGCCGGTACCATAACGCACCGAACCAATACCAACTGAACAACAACAATATTGGTACAtatattcgtttttatggttttcaatcgATGTAAAATAGGTGTCAATTGCTATACTAAATATCATTATCATGCTGGTACCGTAATATATCAAATTGATATTAAACGAAATCTCGTCACGAAGCGCGGAGGACTCCAATTAGTTTAGAATAAGATGGTGTTGCTTTTAAAAAGCCGGTCCCATGAATATTCATAGCTTACAATGAGTGAGACCCTTTTCCTTTTAATAatgtaaaatatataaaaaagggGTTGAGTTATCTGCTTTAGAAATACCTCAGGGCGCTTTAGAAAGCCTCCGTAAACTGCTTGCCGGCACCCTACATATAACAATACACATTCCTTTTGCAAATTTGACTTATTTCCCTTTTTAATATCGTTAAATACAAAAACTGTTTGATATATCAAATATAGATGCATAAAAAGTGACGGATGTTCGATGGTTCAAGAGATTTGGCATTTAGTATACATGAATCTTTATGTTTATTATATTGTTCAGAACAAACATCCTTGATGAAAAATCCAATATGGTTTCATTTGTTTGTCAATATCTAGGCAGCATGTTCGACTTGAATCAGCATCAATTAAGTTTAAGCGAGTAATAATATGAACAAAGCCAGCTCGACTTGATATTCCCAATAGAGCTAGTAGAGAACGAAATAAGTTAATTTATATAAACTAAGAAGTAACAAGGATTTACACGAGTCAAATCAACTTGAGTTGAACCCAATCGACAATTTATATGAGCGAACGATAGACGCAAACAAGATGTTGATGTTGTTAAGAATGTAACATTGGATTTACCATTACGAGAATATACAACAAATATAGAATTGACGCCTTGACGGATGTTTTGTCACTACATCGCATACACTTtcccattttctttttatttgtttttatcaTCAATTTACCTAAGTACCATTCAAAATTTTTTCTATTAGATACAAAGCTGAAGACAATGTTATATTAGATATACTTTTTTCTTACAACacttttttatataataaatgatTATgtgaatttttatttgtttttataattattttatcTAAGTACCATTCAATTTTTTTCTATTAGATACAAAGTTGAAGACAATGTTATATTAGATATACTTTTTTCTTACAacattttttatataataaatgatTATGTGAATTTagaaattatattttataatgaTAGATCTATTTTTCATAAACCATTTTCTCAACACATGGTAATTTACATTCTAACGAATCCAGATTTTAAAATAAACTCTCACTATTCTCACACTTTTATATCTTATTGCTACACCCTTTTTCACTCTATCTTTCTTtatatatatctatgtatgtATAGAGAAGAAGAGATAACATATATGAATTTCCTCCATTTCCATAAATCATTATAAATATCACGACATATCAAATCAAATCATATAAATCATTGTTATTTACAGAAAACCAAATCATCTTTGTTTCAATCTAATACCTCACTTATAATtccataattaaaaaaaacaaccaaaaacaaataatttttttttaaattataattttTTCCCTAAACCAAGCACAAAGCGACAAATGGAAAATACCAAAGAACAAAAATGAAATAAACCAAGCTAAAGTTATTCTCCATTGACTTATAAAGTCTATATAAACATCCATTCTCCAATCTGGTATTCGTCACTCTCAACTTCACACAAAAATATCTTCCGCAATGAACACCCATTATAATTTCCACACTCTTTTCACTTTCCTACTAACAATAATTTGCTACACCATTCCATTAATCTCAGCCGTTGGATCTCCATCTCCCATCAACATATGGCCCAAACCAAGATCCTTCACATGGACCATCCCACATGCAATCCTCATCTCCCCATCTTTCACAATTAACTCCCCCTCACACCGTTACCTAACTCCCGCCGTTAACCGTTACCTCCGTCAAATCCTAACCACCAACTACACCCCATTAATCCCCCCACCACTCAACCTCACCACCCCACCGTTACAAACTTTAACAGTCAACGTCATTGACCTCACCGCACCGTTATCTCACGGTGTCAATGAATCCTACACTCTCACCATCCCATCCAACACAACCACCGCCACTCTCGTGGCGGCCACACCGTGGGCCGCCATGCGAGGGCTCGAGAGTTTCTCCCAGTTAGTCTGGGCCAGCCCGGTCCGAGTGGCGGCTGGGCTAGTGATTTCAGACTGGCCTATGTTTGAACATAGGGGGGTTATGTTGGATACTTCTAGAAATTATTATCCGGTTGAGGATATTTTGAGGTTGATTGGGGCAATGAGTGCGAATAAGTTGAATGTGTTTCATTGGCATATAACGGATTCGCAGTCGTTTCCGTTGGTGTTGGAGTCCGAGCCGGAACTTGCCCGAAAAGGGTCGTATGGGTCGGGTATGGTGTACACAGGTGGTGATGTGGAGCGTGTGGTGGAGTTCGGGTTGGAACACGGGGTGAGGATTGTTCCCGAGATTGATATGCCAGGTATGTTGTGTACGTGGATATGTTTGTAAACATTAGGTGTgtttaattaattgtttttgttgttaaataataaactaattgttttttttttaatttaaaaatgatttacaaaaaaaatgaaaaaagtgGTTGTGAATCGGGTTTAGACGTTTTGATGGATACCCGTCCGTTGTATCACTTCGATTTTAACGGTTTAGCAATAATGTTGTATTGTACACTTCATTCTTGGGGTCACAGTTGTTTAGCAATTTGGTTTAATTTAGCGAATATAAGAATGACTTTACGTGTATCACACCAGCTGAATAAAGATAATATTAATtatttgataacaaaaatttggtATTTATAAAACGTATTTTGAAATAAGATatgattgattttttttaaataacttttTTGAATTAAGATATAGAATATGACGGATGAAATAAGAGAAGCAGGAAAAATAATTTTGGGCTAACAGAATTGTGATAACTGTGATATGTGACACAACCAACTTCTTATTTATTAGGCACAGATTCATGTTAAATACATTAACATAACTCTACGGCCCACACACTTAAAAATCGTGTGAGGTGAAAACGATTCATGCAACTCAATTATCTAAAGGAGTAAACAGGTTGTACACGGGTTGTTGGGTATTAAAAGTTTTAAGCGGGTTTCAAGTAAAAATACAAGATTAAAGATTTAAACGGGCTGACTAGTAGGAAAACGAGTTTTAAACGGGTTGACGACTGTAATAAATGGGTTAAACAGGTTGCAAACAGATTGACcctacattttttttaaaatttttatttaaatgGGTTCACTAGTTGATCCCGTTTAAGTAATTGGGTTAAACTCGCCAACCTGACTCCGTTTAATAaaacgagttaaacatgttaaccatGACCATTTTAATGAAAAAAGACTAGTAATAACAACCCAAAACCTTATTCTTTCATAATAGGTTTGTCATATATGAATATGAATCAACAACTTAACATAAGTATTCTGTTGCAGGACACACAGGGTCATGGGCCGAAGCTTACCCGGAGATTGTAGCTTGCGCCAACATGTTTTGGTGGCCGGCTGGTGCGCCATGGGAAGACCGGCTTGCATCCGAGCCCGGAACCGGCCACCTAAACCCATTAATCCCCAAAACCTATGATGTGGTAAAAAATGTAGTCAAAGAAACAACAACTCTATTTCCAGACACATTTTATCACGCTGGAGCCGACGAGATCGTTCCCGGTTGTTGGAAAGCCGACCCGACAATCCAAAAGCATCTCGCGAATAACGGGACCCTCAGTCAAGTCCTCGAGATTTTCATCAACAATACAAGCCCATACATTTTGTCACTTAACCGCACCACAGTGTACTGGGAGGACGTTATTCTTGACGCGGGTATCAAAGTTAACCCGTCGATGCTCCCACCCGAGACCACCATTATGCAAACATGGAATGGTGGCCCGCACAACACGAAGAGGCTGGTGTCAGCCGGTTACCGAACAATCGTGTCATCGTCAGATTACTATTACTTGGATTGCGGGCATGGGGACTTCACTGGGAACAATAGTGCTTATGACCAACCTCCGGGTTTCGATCAGAAAAAGGGCGGGTCGTGGTGCGGCCCGTTTAAGACATGGCAGTTGATATACAATTATGATATAACGTACGGGCTGAATGAGACCGAGGCGAAGTTGGTTTTGGGTGGGGAGGTGGCTTTGTGGTCCGAGCAGGCGGATCCTACGGTTCTTGATTCGCGGATTTGGCCTCGAGCTTCGGCTATGGCCGAGGCGTTGTGGTCTGGGAACCGGGATGAGACGGGCGTGAAGAGGTCTGCAGAGGCTACGGACCGGTTGAGTGAGTGGATACATAGAATGGTTAGCCGCGGGGTGAAAGCTGAACCGATTCAACCGCTTTGGTGCATTAGAAATCCTGGGATGTGTAATACTAAGAACCCTATTTTTTGAACCTTGTTTGTAAAATGTTGcataatttttgttttaattttagaTTGTATTGTAATGAAATTGAAGTTATAACACACCGACGTCTCGTATTTGAAAATAATCTTAATGTTTAACAGAATTGATCTTATGTAATAAGCTTCCTTCCTGTAGTAACTTATTGTTTATCTTACAACTTATGTACATGCATCTTACAAAAATACAAATGCCCTTTAATTGCAATTAAGTTTCAAATTACATAATTATTATAGTTACAAatacaaaacatcaaaaaaaaacatgaaaaacacCAAATCAACAACTTGAAATTTTACTactatattttttatttatttactcgCTTGCCTTTGTGATCATCATAACTCCCAGAGTGATGAGGCTTGCGTATACCGAAGTTGGTAATTTCTGAACCACTTTCCCAACGCCGGGAACACCCTCAGTCGATCTCTTTGTGGCTATAGCAACCGTTGGTGCCACGGCTAGAGTGATTATCAGTCCTTGAGTAACGTACACAAACGTATCGGCTGTTAGCTTTTTCATAAATTCCACAAATTCTTCACGGTTTAGTCCCCCGTCAAGATCCATATCACATTCCTAAGTAAAAACGAAAAACATATTAGCTAAAAAAATTTAGGTtattatgttgatgatattgCTTTTGTAATCACGATTAACTCGTTAATTGTTTAAATATAGAGCAAAAAAGTGTTGACGGGTAAACCTATACTATAAACGGGCCATTCCAATCCGTAGTCAATTCAAAACGACCCATCTTGCCACAGTAATGATTTAGAGTAAAGTACAACgaatggtccttgtggtttaccaaaatttggatttggtccctagctttccaaaagtacatagatggtccttttggtttgcactttgtaacacatttcgTCCCcagctttttccaaaagtacatggattgTCCCcttggtttgcactttgtaatacatttattcctaacttggacatgctaaaacctttagatttgttggctggagactaaatgtgttacaaaatacaaaccacaaggaccatcagTGTACTTTTgcaaagct
This is a stretch of genomic DNA from Helianthus annuus cultivar XRQ/B chromosome 16, HanXRQr2.0-SUNRISE, whole genome shotgun sequence. It encodes these proteins:
- the LOC110889829 gene encoding beta-hexosaminidase 2, whose product is MNTHYNFHTLFTFLLTIICYTIPLISAVGSPSPINIWPKPRSFTWTIPHAILISPSFTINSPSHRYLTPAVNRYLRQILTTNYTPLIPPPLNLTTPPLQTLTVNVIDLTAPLSHGVNESYTLTIPSNTTTATLVAATPWAAMRGLESFSQLVWASPVRVAAGLVISDWPMFEHRGVMLDTSRNYYPVEDILRLIGAMSANKLNVFHWHITDSQSFPLVLESEPELARKGSYGSGMVYTGGDVERVVEFGLEHGVRIVPEIDMPGHTGSWAEAYPEIVACANMFWWPAGAPWEDRLASEPGTGHLNPLIPKTYDVVKNVVKETTTLFPDTFYHAGADEIVPGCWKADPTIQKHLANNGTLSQVLEIFINNTSPYILSLNRTTVYWEDVILDAGIKVNPSMLPPETTIMQTWNGGPHNTKRLVSAGYRTIVSSSDYYYLDCGHGDFTGNNSAYDQPPGFDQKKGGSWCGPFKTWQLIYNYDITYGLNETEAKLVLGGEVALWSEQADPTVLDSRIWPRASAMAEALWSGNRDETGVKRSAEATDRLSEWIHRMVSRGVKAEPIQPLWCIRNPGMCNTKNPIF
- the LOC110889830 gene encoding uncharacterized protein LOC110889830, with product MGQILEKLQGKQWREKQIRKMSDRVFDYYTNDSGRAYMTFEELYIAVLLVYNDINKRLPGPHFDPPKRDEIRNLMKECDMDLDGGLNREEFVEFMKKLTADTFVYVTQGLIITLAVAPTVAIATKRSTEGVPGVGKVVQKLPTSVYASLITLGVMMITKASE